A region from the Nostoc sp. HK-01 genome encodes:
- a CDS encoding MCP methyltransferase, CheR-type with Tpr repeats has protein sequence MAQSVIEALLKSKIGLDVNSIGSRAIASAIYQRMVNCGISQMSSYLGYLQDSPQEWQALIDSVIVPETWFFREPESFALLKSYVLSEWLPQNSQKVLQVLSVPCATGEEPYSIAIALLETGLTSAQFRIDAVDISQQCLLKAQKAIYDKYSFRGRNFEFQERYFQSINSEYYLQESVKKSVNFIKGNLADPHFLVNTQVYDIVFCRNLLIYFDHQTKEQTLHILERLIVAGGLLFVASAEAALLMKTQLVSVRHFSAIAYQKLIKPHNFEQENYTNYQSTIYSQLPTQTSTEIPIKNKAEISYQTPIKANNFNTNLLDLAKTAANQGRLEDAVKLCNDYLNQNQMNAEAYVLLGEVQQAMGQNEPAIQSFRKAIYLQPNHEAALTHLALLKEQQGDRAGASLLWQRIYRLQR, from the coding sequence ATGGCGCAATCTGTCATCGAAGCTTTACTAAAAAGCAAAATTGGTTTAGATGTTAACTCAATTGGTTCTCGTGCGATCGCTAGTGCTATTTATCAAAGAATGGTAAATTGTGGTATATCGCAGATGTCCAGCTATTTAGGATATTTGCAAGATTCTCCACAAGAATGGCAAGCACTAATTGATAGCGTGATTGTACCAGAAACTTGGTTTTTTCGGGAGCCTGAATCATTTGCGTTGCTCAAAAGTTATGTATTATCAGAATGGTTGCCACAAAACTCCCAAAAAGTTTTACAGGTTTTGAGTGTCCCTTGCGCCACAGGTGAAGAACCATATTCAATTGCGATCGCTCTCTTAGAAACCGGATTAACATCTGCTCAATTTCGTATAGATGCTGTTGATATTAGCCAACAATGCTTGTTAAAAGCCCAAAAAGCAATTTACGATAAATACTCCTTTAGGGGTCGTAATTTTGAGTTTCAGGAGCGCTATTTTCAATCTATAAATTCAGAATATTATCTGCAAGAATCAGTCAAAAAATCAGTCAATTTTATCAAAGGCAATTTAGCAGATCCGCATTTTTTAGTTAATACACAAGTTTATGATATAGTTTTTTGTCGTAACTTATTAATTTACTTTGATCACCAGACTAAAGAACAAACTCTTCACATTTTAGAAAGGTTAATAGTTGCAGGCGGATTATTATTTGTTGCCTCTGCTGAAGCTGCATTACTGATGAAAACTCAGTTGGTATCTGTGCGGCATTTTTCTGCGATCGCCTATCAAAAGTTAATTAAACCCCACAATTTTGAGCAAGAAAATTATACTAATTATCAATCAACAATTTATTCTCAGTTACCAACCCAAACCTCCACAGAAATTCCTATCAAGAATAAGGCAGAAATTTCTTACCAGACACCAATAAAAGCAAACAACTTCAACACCAACTTATTAGACCTAGCAAAAACTGCTGCTAATCAAGGACGCTTAGAGGATGCAGTAAAACTATGCAACGACTACCTCAATCAAAATCAAATGAATGCTGAGGCTTATGTTCTGCTGGGTGAAGTGCAGCAAGCAATGGGGCAGAATGAGCCGGCTATACAATCTTTTCGGAAAGCAATTTATCTACAACCTAATCATGAAGCAGCATTGACTCATTTAGCATTACTCAAAGAACAGCAGGGAGATAGGGCTGGTGCTAGTTTACTTTGGCAGCGCATCTACAGATTACAACGTTAA
- a CDS encoding methyl-accepting chemotaxis sensory transducer yields MLDNWKLKDRTLLGFCIPTVLIFVFSVIVYATSNQTRIIYRQVGRSNEAIIGTNDMALSIANMNLAIRRYLFDPKKHQDALERYRIFHKSFQDGFNRSSNVIEDKLQNQRLQVMQNMLEEFDGLVKLTITTPNFEKNKDLINQYLEKSRDMADKFRQINEEFANRQKEMMKQQIEGTKIMLNLMSLLAVLVTLSTVAIAVFVTAVISKSLGNRVETAVTIANQISTGNLTSSLAESDFNTKDEIGQILASFKTMLQKLNTLIRQVQSSGIQVTTSATLVGAAGKQLEATLTEQVASTNQVTATAKEIAATSQELVNTMEQVVTMSQTTTSAANTSQKDLRQMETSMRQLAQATNSIANRLGMISEKTNNINNIVLTITKVADQTNLLSLNAAIEAEKAGEYGLGFAVVAREIRRLADQTAVSTLDIEQMVKQMQSSVSTGVMEMDKFAAEVGRSVTDVSNISMQIGQIIQQVQELNPRFASVNQGMEMQSLGAQQISEAMVQLSSTSVQTADSLREINQAIAQLNQVSRGLRQEVSIFKVKSDDSASFTPVDAAA; encoded by the coding sequence ATGTTAGATAACTGGAAACTCAAAGACAGAACATTATTAGGATTTTGTATACCCACAGTTTTGATTTTTGTGTTTAGTGTCATAGTTTATGCCACTAGCAATCAGACAAGAATCATCTATAGACAAGTAGGAAGGTCAAACGAAGCAATTATCGGCACAAATGATATGGCTTTGAGCATAGCTAATATGAATTTGGCAATTCGGCGATATTTATTTGATCCAAAAAAACATCAGGATGCACTGGAGAGATACAGAATTTTTCACAAAAGTTTTCAGGATGGGTTCAATCGATCATCTAATGTGATTGAAGATAAATTACAAAATCAAAGATTACAAGTAATGCAAAATATGTTGGAGGAGTTTGATGGTTTAGTTAAACTTACAATTACAACTCCAAATTTTGAGAAAAATAAAGACTTAATCAATCAATATCTCGAAAAATCCAGAGATATGGCAGATAAGTTTCGGCAAATAAATGAGGAGTTTGCTAATCGACAAAAAGAAATGATGAAGCAACAGATAGAAGGGACAAAAATTATGCTCAACTTGATGAGCTTATTAGCAGTGTTGGTAACACTTTCGACTGTGGCGATCGCCGTTTTTGTCACTGCTGTAATTTCTAAGTCTTTAGGCAACAGAGTTGAAACTGCTGTAACTATAGCAAATCAGATTTCTACTGGTAATTTAACTTCCTCTTTGGCGGAGAGTGACTTTAATACTAAAGATGAAATTGGACAAATTTTGGCATCTTTTAAAACTATGCTGCAAAAGCTAAATACCTTGATTCGTCAAGTCCAAAGCTCAGGTATTCAAGTTACCACCTCTGCTACTCTTGTCGGTGCTGCGGGCAAACAATTAGAAGCAACACTGACAGAACAAGTAGCATCAACAAATCAAGTGACAGCCACAGCCAAAGAAATCGCCGCCACATCCCAAGAACTAGTCAACACAATGGAACAAGTGGTCACAATGTCGCAAACTACAACCAGCGCCGCCAACACCAGTCAAAAAGATTTGCGGCAAATGGAAACTAGTATGCGTCAATTGGCACAAGCAACAAATAGCATCGCCAACAGATTGGGCATGATCAGCGAAAAAACGAACAACATCAACAATATAGTCCTGACAATTACCAAAGTTGCCGACCAAACCAATTTGTTATCGTTAAACGCCGCCATCGAAGCAGAAAAAGCCGGGGAATATGGTCTAGGCTTTGCCGTGGTCGCCAGAGAAATTCGCAGATTAGCCGACCAAACCGCAGTATCCACCCTAGATATAGAACAGATGGTCAAACAGATGCAGTCTTCTGTATCGACAGGGGTGATGGAAATGGACAAATTTGCCGCGGAAGTTGGACGCAGTGTGACAGATGTCAGCAATATTAGTATGCAGATTGGGCAAATTATTCAGCAAGTACAGGAGCTAAATCCACGTTTTGCATCTGTAAATCAAGGAATGGAAATGCAGTCACTAGGAGCGCAACAAATTAGTGAAGCAATGGTGCAGTTAAGTAGTACCTCAGTCCAGACTGCCGATTCACTCAGGGAAATTAATCAGGCGATCGCCCAACTTAATCAAGTTTCTCGTGGCTTACGTCAAGAAGTTTCGATCTTCAAAGTCAAAAGCGATG